The Nomascus leucogenys isolate Asia chromosome 16, Asia_NLE_v1, whole genome shotgun sequence genome includes a region encoding these proteins:
- the CEBPD gene encoding CCAAT/enhancer-binding protein delta, translating into MSAALFSLDGPARGAPWPAEPAPFYEPGRSGKPGRGAEPGALGEPGAAAPAMYDDESAIDFSAYIDSMAAVPTLELCHDELFADLFNSNHKAGGAGPLELLPGGPARPLGPGPAAPRPLKREPDWGDGDAHGSLLPAQVAACAQTVVSLAAAGQPTPPTSPEPPRSSPGPTPASGPAREKSASKRGPDRGSPEYRQRRERNNIAVRKSRDKAKRRNQEMQQKLVELSAENEKLHQRVEQLTRDLAGLRQFFKQLPSPPFLPAAGTADRR; encoded by the coding sequence ATGAGCGCCGCGCTCTTCAGCCTGGACGGCCCGGCGCGCGGCGCGCCCTGGCCTGCGGAGCCTGCGCCCTTTTACGAACCAGGCCGATCGGGCAAGCCGGGCCGCGGAGCCGAGCCGGGAGCCCTAGGCGAGCCAGGCGCCGCCGCCCCCGCCATGTACGACGACGAGAGCGCCATCGACTTCAGCGCCTACATCGACTCCATGGCCGCCGTGCCCACCCTGGAGCTGTGCCACGACGAGCTTTTCGCGGACCTCTTCAACAGCAATCACAAGGCGGGTGGCGCGGGTCCCCTGGAGCTTCTTCCCGGCGGCCCCGCGCGCCCCTTGGGCCCGGGCCCTGCTGCTCCGCGCCCGCTCAAGCGCGAGCCCGACTGGGGCGACGGCGACGCGCACGGTTCGCTGTTGCCCGCGCAGGTGGCCGCGTGCGCACAGACCGTGGTGAGCCTGGCGGCCGCAGGGCAGCCCACCCCGCCCACGTCGCCGGAGCCGCCGCGCAGCAGCCCCGGGCCGACCCCCGCGTCCGGCCCCGCCAGGGAGAAGAGTGCCAGCAAGAGGGGCCCGGACCGCGGCAGCCCCGAGTACCGGCAGCGGCGCGAGCGCAACAACATCGCCGTGCGCAAGAGCCGCGACAAGGCCAAGCGGCGCAACCAGGAGATGCAGCAGAAGCTGGTGGAGCTGTCGGCCGAGAACGAGAAGTTGCACCAACGCGTGGAGCAGCTCACGCGGGACCTGGCCGGCCTCCGGCAGTTCTTCAAGCAGCTGCCCAGCCCGCCCTTCCTGCCGGCCGCCGGGACAGCAGACCGCCGGTAA